In one Nicotiana sylvestris chromosome 8, ASM39365v2, whole genome shotgun sequence genomic region, the following are encoded:
- the LOC104215235 gene encoding MADS-box protein AGL24-like: protein MARKKLRHTRICSESVRNFILIKRATSLFKKAEEFSIFCDVEVAIIIFSEGEIQPIAYPSIGHAKEILMRYLSFSEAERHKRLDKHETYLLEKVNEQEEKISKVEKMNEGKEMDILFNQLVEEKNINELDARQLKGLLKLSSAKMAKLNERKKQVIQPSESPYRPSDFKLNNNNNPDVAPATSLMDDLINDPWFVENMAANQNEFGTDEFCTEPAPEEGNDNNAGDDGNPEDLN from the exons ATGGCTAGAAAGAAGCTTAGGCATACTAGAATCTGTAGTGAAAGTGTGAGAAACTTCATCCTAATAAAAAGAGCAACAAGTTTGTTTAAGAAAGCAGAagagttttctattttttgtgATGTAGAAGTTGCTATAATTATTTTTAGTGAAGGGGAAATCCAACCCATTGCTTATCCATCTATAGGTCATGCTAAGGAAATATTAATGAGGTATTTAAGTTTTTCTGAGGCTGAGAGGCATAAGAGGTTAGATAAACATGAAACATATCTTTTAGAAAAAGTTAATGAGCAAGAAGAAAAAATTAGCAAAGTTGAGAAAATGAATGAAGGGAAGGAAATGGATATCCTCTTCAATCAACTTGTGGAGGAAAAAAATATTAATGAACTTGATGCTAGACAACTTAAAGGTCTATTAAAGTTGTCTTCTGCTAAGATGGCTAAACTtaatgaaagaaagaaacaagTCATTCAACCATCTGAATCTCCATATCGTCCCTCTGATTTCaagctcaacaacaacaacaatcca GATGTCGCCCCAGCAACAAGTTTAATGGATGATTTGATTAATGATCCGTGGTTTGTTGAGAATATGGCTGCTAACCAAAATGAGTTTGGTACAGATGAGTTTTGCACAGAGCCTGCACCAGAGGAAGGCAATGACAACAATGCTGGAGATGATGGAAATCCTGAGGATCTCAATTGA